One window of Prochlorococcus marinus XMU1405 genomic DNA carries:
- the map gene encoding type I methionyl aminopeptidase — translation MRHFADLLLNKNNSKANDQVPFIQRRRGIEIKSSREINLMKKSSRIVATVLREINDLIKPGMSTKDLDDFAEKRIKSFGAVPSFKGYHGFPSSICSSINNEVVHGIPNKNKIIKNGDLVKIDTGAYLDGFHGDSCISICVGEVSAKAQKLSDVAYKALYAGLSKIKAGNTLLDVAGEIEDTVLKNGFSVVEDYTGHGVGRNLHEEPSVFNFRTKELPNVVLREGMTLAVEPIVNEGTKFCKTLNDRWTVITKDGKLSAQWEHTIVVLKDGIEILTDRDF, via the coding sequence ATGAGACATTTTGCAGATCTTTTGTTAAATAAAAATAATTCCAAGGCTAATGATCAAGTTCCTTTTATTCAGAGGAGAAGAGGAATTGAAATAAAGTCTTCACGTGAAATAAATTTGATGAAAAAATCTAGCAGGATTGTAGCAACTGTTTTGAGGGAAATTAATGACTTAATTAAACCTGGAATGAGTACAAAAGATTTAGATGATTTCGCAGAAAAGAGAATAAAAAGTTTTGGAGCTGTTCCAAGTTTTAAGGGCTATCATGGATTCCCTTCTAGTATTTGTTCTAGTATCAATAATGAGGTTGTTCATGGAATACCAAATAAAAATAAAATAATTAAAAATGGTGACTTGGTTAAAATTGATACAGGGGCATATTTAGATGGCTTCCATGGAGATAGTTGTATATCAATTTGTGTAGGAGAAGTTAGTGCAAAGGCTCAAAAACTTAGCGATGTAGCTTATAAAGCATTGTATGCAGGTCTTTCGAAAATCAAAGCAGGTAATACACTTCTAGATGTGGCTGGGGAAATTGAAGATACTGTTTTAAAAAATGGCTTTAGTGTTGTGGAAGACTATACAGGTCATGGAGTTGGAAGAAATCTTCATGAAGAACCATCGGTATTTAATTTCAGGACTAAGGAGTTGCCCAATGTCGTCCTTCGTGAAGGAATGACATTAGCTGTGGAACCTATTGTTAATGAAGGGACTAAATTTTGCAAAACATTAAATGATAGATGGACCGTAATAACAAAAGATGGAAAATTATCGGCCCAATGGGAGCATACAATAGTTGTTTTAAAAGATGGTATTGAAATATTGACAGATAGAGATTTCTAG
- the psaJ gene encoding photosystem I reaction center subunit IX, whose amino-acid sequence MFKILNTKFVRSAPVVAAIWLSLTAGIIIEFNRFFPDLLFHPMS is encoded by the coding sequence ATGTTCAAAATTCTAAACACAAAATTTGTCAGATCTGCTCCAGTGGTAGCAGCAATTTGGCTAAGCCTTACAGCTGGAATAATTATTGAATTTAATAGGTTTTTCCCAGATTTATTATTCCATCCTATGAGTTGA
- the rplS gene encoding 50S ribosomal protein L19 gives MAKEKQEKKLETGIKADASVDVAVEQKEKNTVSETTQTLSASNLIKEFENEQLKKELPEIYVGDTVKVGVKITEGNKERVQPYEGVVIAKRHGGINQTITVRRIFQGIGVERVFMLHSPQVASLKVERRGKVRRAKLFYLRDRVGKATRVKQRFDR, from the coding sequence ATGGCTAAAGAGAAACAAGAGAAGAAATTAGAAACCGGTATTAAAGCTGATGCATCAGTTGATGTAGCAGTTGAACAAAAAGAAAAAAACACGGTTTCTGAGACTACACAAACCTTGAGCGCATCAAACCTTATTAAGGAATTTGAGAATGAACAATTAAAAAAAGAATTACCTGAAATATATGTTGGGGACACTGTTAAAGTTGGAGTAAAAATTACAGAAGGTAATAAAGAAAGAGTCCAACCTTATGAAGGTGTTGTCATAGCAAAAAGGCATGGAGGTATTAACCAGACTATTACAGTTAGAAGAATTTTTCAGGGTATAGGCGTTGAAAGAGTATTTATGCTACATAGTCCACAGGTTGCCTCTCTAAAAGTTGAGCGTAGAGGTAAAGTAAGGAGAGCTAAGTTATTCTATCTAAGAGATAGAGTAGGAAAAGCTACTCGCGTAAAACAACGCTTTGATCGATAA
- the gltX gene encoding glutamate--tRNA ligase yields the protein MEKRLRLAPSPTGLFHIGTARTALFNWLYAQKIGGKFLIRIEDTDFLRSKSEYTKNILDGLKWLGLKWDEEPINQSNRISIHKSYIKKLLECGAAYRCFTTEEEISELREEQKKKGLPPKHDNRHRNLSKEEIETFISQGRTSVIRFKIDEKIEIKWVDQIRGEIKWQGKDLGGDLVLSRRAKGYEIGDPLYNLAVVIDDNFMNITHVVRGEDHISNTAKQILIYKALNFNLPTFSHTPLILNSEGKKLSKRDCVTSIDEFREMGYLPEALSNYMAFLGWSPKSADREILSLEEISEIFELSDINKAGAKFSWEKLNWINSQYIKNMESIELSKTMRKYWDDAGWVPPSQEWAYKLAILLKDSMTLLKDTIDQSKPFFLIPPIQKEGKDFLKSKDTKLSLELILNFLIEGNTIKLNKERAKEILNEISKMHNIKKGILMKSLRVAFFGSLSGPDLIQSWELFAESKTDRTRIERCL from the coding sequence TTGGAAAAACGTTTAAGACTAGCCCCGAGTCCAACGGGTTTATTCCATATTGGGACAGCGCGAACAGCATTATTCAACTGGTTGTATGCACAAAAAATAGGTGGAAAATTTCTTATCAGAATAGAAGATACAGATTTTCTTCGATCTAAATCTGAATATACAAAAAATATATTAGATGGCTTGAAATGGCTTGGACTTAAATGGGATGAAGAACCTATAAATCAAAGTAACCGAATTTCGATTCACAAAAGTTATATCAAAAAGCTATTGGAATGTGGAGCTGCATATAGGTGCTTTACAACAGAAGAAGAGATATCTGAATTAAGAGAAGAACAAAAAAAGAAAGGATTACCTCCAAAGCATGATAATAGACACAGAAATCTTTCAAAAGAAGAGATCGAAACATTCATATCCCAAGGAAGGACTTCAGTAATAAGGTTTAAGATTGATGAAAAGATTGAAATTAAATGGGTTGATCAGATAAGAGGCGAAATAAAATGGCAAGGTAAGGACTTGGGTGGTGATTTAGTTTTGTCAAGAAGGGCTAAGGGATATGAAATTGGAGATCCTTTGTATAATCTTGCAGTTGTAATTGATGATAATTTCATGAATATTACTCATGTTGTAAGGGGTGAAGACCATATCTCGAATACTGCAAAACAAATATTGATTTATAAAGCATTAAATTTTAATTTGCCAACTTTTTCGCATACACCCTTAATACTAAATAGCGAAGGGAAAAAATTATCTAAGAGAGATTGCGTTACTTCAATAGACGAATTTCGAGAAATGGGATATTTACCTGAGGCCTTATCGAACTATATGGCATTTTTAGGTTGGTCTCCAAAATCTGCCGACAGAGAAATTCTTTCACTTGAAGAGATATCTGAAATTTTTGAATTATCAGATATAAATAAAGCTGGAGCTAAATTCAGTTGGGAAAAACTCAACTGGATTAATTCTCAATATATAAAAAATATGGAATCAATAGAGTTAAGTAAGACAATGAGGAAATACTGGGATGATGCTGGTTGGGTGCCTCCATCTCAAGAATGGGCTTATAAATTAGCAATTTTGCTTAAAGACTCTATGACTCTTTTAAAAGATACAATTGATCAATCAAAACCATTTTTCTTAATTCCTCCAATTCAAAAAGAAGGTAAAGATTTTCTGAAAAGCAAGGATACCAAACTATCTCTTGAACTAATCTTAAATTTTTTAATTGAGGGAAATACCATAAAACTAAATAAAGAGAGAGCCAAAGAAATACTAAACGAAATCTCAAAAATGCATAATATTAAAAAAGGGATATTAATGAAATCATTAAGAGTAGCCTTTTTTGGATCTCTCAGTGGGCCAGATTTGATTCAAAGTTGGGAGCTTTTCGCAGAGAGTAAAACTGATAGAACCCGAATTGAAAGATGCCTTTAA
- a CDS encoding PepSY domain-containing protein: protein MKSFFNSRQFHKALAPWVFLPLFISSITGLLYRVSKDLLGYSREQVHWLMSLHEGEWLGDNGELIYVILNSLGVLWMVVTGFQMFSKTISFTKKVTKGESKG from the coding sequence ATGAAAAGTTTTTTTAATTCTAGGCAATTTCATAAGGCTTTGGCGCCTTGGGTTTTTCTTCCATTATTTATATCTTCAATTACAGGTCTTCTATATAGGGTTTCAAAAGATTTACTAGGTTACTCTAGAGAACAAGTTCATTGGTTAATGTCTCTCCATGAGGGCGAATGGCTTGGAGATAATGGAGAACTTATATACGTAATATTGAATTCCCTTGGAGTTTTATGGATGGTCGTAACAGGATTCCAAATGTTTTCAAAAACAATTTCATTTACCAAAAAGGTTACTAAAGGCGAGTCAAAAGGTTAA
- a CDS encoding cation:proton antiporter, whose protein sequence is MTPERLGLLWGITVFAGACARLFSSFTGFPSVVILLLSGLFIGRSGLGLVEPLDLGQGLETIVGLLVCLVLFEGGLNLKLPEGNIRNTVLKISLVRLFISLSAGIFIAHWLAGLSWQVAGIYSAIVLATGPTVVSPLVEQIKLASPLSEVLKAEGLLLEPIGAVLALLLLELTLGDLRGINDVFIALMQRLGGGVLIGLSAGWLLSEILKKIKNEASFGIELQVTLGFIFLVYGICEYFLPESGLPASVAAGFIVGKREVIDKERLDNLIGELAQLAITVLFPLLAADVSWGELSPLGWGGVVCVFMLMVIVRPISIWIATMGRELNLKEKIFLAWLAPRGIVTAAVASLFSIRLEQAGILGAGRLQGLVFLTILLTVGIQGLSAKPLANRLELGQKNNLD, encoded by the coding sequence ATGACGCCTGAAAGGCTTGGATTACTTTGGGGGATAACTGTATTTGCAGGTGCTTGCGCTCGATTATTTTCCTCTTTTACAGGATTCCCAAGTGTTGTAATTTTATTACTTTCTGGATTATTCATCGGAAGATCAGGATTAGGACTTGTTGAACCTTTAGATCTCGGGCAGGGACTTGAAACTATTGTGGGGCTTTTGGTCTGTTTGGTTCTTTTTGAAGGAGGATTAAATTTAAAACTGCCTGAGGGGAATATAAGAAATACAGTTTTGAAAATTTCATTGGTACGACTTTTTATTTCTTTATCAGCTGGAATTTTTATTGCTCATTGGCTGGCTGGCCTCTCATGGCAAGTCGCAGGAATATATAGTGCCATAGTTCTAGCTACTGGACCAACAGTTGTCTCTCCATTAGTGGAACAAATAAAATTAGCTTCCCCACTCTCGGAAGTTTTAAAAGCTGAGGGGTTGTTACTTGAACCGATTGGTGCAGTACTAGCATTACTACTTTTAGAACTGACTTTAGGGGACCTTCGTGGGATTAACGATGTATTTATAGCATTAATGCAAAGATTAGGGGGTGGAGTCTTAATCGGATTAAGTGCAGGATGGTTACTATCAGAAATTTTAAAAAAAATAAAAAATGAAGCCTCATTTGGCATAGAGCTTCAAGTTACCCTTGGATTTATTTTCCTTGTGTATGGAATTTGCGAATATTTTTTACCAGAATCAGGCTTGCCGGCCTCAGTCGCAGCAGGTTTTATTGTAGGTAAAAGAGAAGTTATAGATAAGGAGAGATTGGATAATCTAATAGGTGAATTAGCCCAATTAGCAATAACTGTTCTTTTCCCTCTTTTGGCCGCTGATGTTTCTTGGGGTGAATTAAGTCCGCTTGGATGGGGAGGGGTTGTTTGCGTTTTTATGTTGATGGTAATTGTTCGCCCCATCTCTATCTGGATAGCAACAATGGGAAGAGAATTGAACTTAAAAGAAAAAATATTTTTAGCCTGGTTAGCCCCAAGAGGTATTGTTACAGCAGCTGTAGCTTCACTTTTTTCTATCAGATTAGAGCAGGCTGGTATTCTTGGAGCTGGCCGTCTTCAAGGTCTAGTTTTCCTTACTATATTGCTGACAGTAGGAATACAAGGTCTTTCAGCTAAACCATTAGCTAATAGGCTTGAACTAGGCCAAAAAAATAATTTAGATTGA
- a CDS encoding SDR family oxidoreductase, whose product MVNSTKNEKTIGITGASGALGKELTKLFRKKGYKVIGFTHSKTNYETNLESPNEWIKWECGEESSLKKQLEKIDILILNHGIYDLSRENSNYENSIEINALSKFKFLNLFEDVALKNDSLVKKEVWINTSEAEILPALNPSYEISKSLIGKLVSFKKNLLDNNTKKKLIIKKIILGPFKSELNPIGIMSPKFVSERMYDLANSKNYLIIISPNPLTYLLFPLKEFFNFLYCQIIYKYKS is encoded by the coding sequence ATGGTAAATTCAACCAAAAACGAAAAAACGATAGGGATTACTGGAGCCTCAGGTGCGCTAGGGAAAGAACTTACAAAGTTATTTCGTAAAAAAGGATATAAAGTGATTGGATTTACTCATAGTAAAACTAATTATGAAACAAATCTTGAATCTCCAAATGAATGGATTAAATGGGAATGTGGGGAGGAGTCGTCATTAAAAAAACAATTAGAAAAGATAGATATTTTAATTTTGAATCATGGCATTTATGATTTGAGTAGAGAAAATTCCAATTATGAAAACTCGATAGAAATAAATGCATTAAGCAAATTCAAATTTTTGAATTTATTTGAAGATGTTGCTCTAAAAAATGATTCTCTAGTAAAAAAAGAGGTATGGATAAACACATCTGAAGCAGAAATATTACCAGCATTAAATCCGTCATATGAGATTAGCAAATCCCTTATTGGGAAATTAGTTTCTTTCAAAAAAAATCTTTTAGACAACAATACAAAGAAAAAATTAATAATTAAAAAAATCATCTTAGGGCCTTTTAAATCAGAACTAAATCCTATTGGAATAATGAGTCCAAAATTTGTTTCTGAAAGAATGTATGATTTAGCTAATTCAAAAAATTATTTAATAATCATTAGTCCAAACCCATTAACTTACCTGCTTTTCCCATTGAAAGAATTTTTTAATTTTTTGTATTGCCAAATAATCTATAAATACAAATCTTAG
- the gmk gene encoding guanylate kinase, with translation MKNQKKLIILTGPSGVGKGTVVKEILGKEKNFWLSISATTREPREGEKDGENYYFLNQEKFKVMIEQNLFLEWAQFAGNYYGTPLSSVNEKIKKGFTVLLEIEVEGARQIKNKFPNSLSIFLLPPDKEELERRIRNRGTEKEEAIKKRLSRANYEISVSNQFDFALTNHNVDETAKKIIKLIKT, from the coding sequence ATGAAAAATCAAAAAAAACTTATTATCCTTACTGGACCCAGCGGGGTAGGTAAAGGAACAGTTGTTAAAGAAATATTAGGTAAAGAAAAAAATTTTTGGCTTTCAATATCTGCAACTACTAGAGAACCTAGAGAGGGAGAGAAAGACGGAGAAAATTACTATTTCTTAAATCAAGAAAAGTTTAAAGTAATGATTGAACAAAACCTTTTCCTTGAATGGGCTCAATTCGCTGGAAACTACTATGGAACCCCTTTGTCTTCTGTTAATGAGAAAATAAAAAAGGGATTTACCGTTCTACTTGAAATTGAAGTAGAGGGTGCAAGGCAAATAAAAAATAAGTTTCCTAATTCACTGTCAATATTTTTACTTCCTCCGGATAAAGAAGAGTTAGAGAGAAGAATAAGAAATAGGGGTACAGAAAAAGAAGAAGCAATTAAGAAAAGACTCTCAAGGGCTAATTATGAGATTTCAGTATCAAATCAATTTGATTTTGCATTAACAAATCACAATGTTGATGAAACAGCAAAAAAAATAATCAAGTTAATAAAAACTTGA
- a CDS encoding Photosystem I reaction center subunit III — protein sequence MKFFFSIITSVFLFLGITPIALAANGPALNADRASTEYTASALTKCSDNPKFIERANTATTQKDIARFERYGKASCGDDGLPHLIIGPPLEPWGALLNRGHEGDLLIPGVLFIYIAGIIGWSGREYLIESKKTKNPADLEIIIDLDLARKCLVKGAQWPLLANKQGRNGDLREKDNNITLNGPR from the coding sequence ATGAAATTCTTTTTTTCAATCATAACCTCAGTTTTTCTGTTCCTCGGAATTACTCCAATTGCTCTAGCTGCAAATGGGCCTGCCTTAAACGCAGATAGAGCTAGCACAGAATATACTGCTTCAGCCCTCACAAAATGCTCTGATAATCCTAAATTCATTGAGAGAGCAAATACTGCAACTACTCAAAAAGACATCGCAAGATTTGAAAGATATGGGAAAGCATCATGCGGAGATGATGGTCTTCCACATTTAATAATTGGACCTCCTCTTGAGCCATGGGGAGCCCTTTTAAATAGAGGTCATGAAGGAGATTTACTTATACCAGGAGTATTGTTTATTTACATTGCTGGAATTATTGGTTGGTCAGGAAGAGAGTATCTCATTGAATCAAAAAAGACTAAGAATCCAGCAGATCTTGAGATCATTATTGACCTAGACTTAGCCAGAAAATGTCTTGTCAAAGGAGCGCAATGGCCTCTTCTTGCTAATAAACAAGGTAGAAATGGAGATTTAAGAGAGAAAGACAACAATATTACACTTAATGGTCCTCGCTAA
- the tsaD gene encoding tRNA (adenosine(37)-N6)-threonylcarbamoyltransferase complex transferase subunit TsaD, giving the protein MHKVLAIETSCDETSVSIVSNIGDTFRIHSNIVASQIEDHSKWGGVVPELAARKHLELLPFVLDKALEESKIKIEEVDYIASTVAPGLVGCLRVGSITARSLCMLHSKPFLGIHHLEGHLSSILFSENYPKKSFLTLLVSGGHTELIKVDDRRGMQRLGKSFDDAAGEAFDKVGRLLGLSYPGGPAIEKIAKNGDPMKFNLPKCKISDKKGGFLKYDFSFSGLKTAVLRLVERINLDGKTVPIPDIAASFERVVAEVLVERTIKCAEDHSLDNVVVVGGVAANNTLRKMMINEASKKSIKVHLAPLDLCTDNAAMIGAAALFRIKFKDHLSSLKLGVAARLSIEQANTLYEENPPF; this is encoded by the coding sequence ATGCATAAAGTTTTAGCTATTGAAACAAGTTGTGATGAGACATCTGTCTCAATAGTTTCCAATATTGGCGATACTTTTAGAATACATTCAAATATAGTTGCCTCTCAAATTGAAGATCATTCAAAATGGGGAGGAGTTGTGCCTGAACTTGCAGCTAGAAAGCATTTAGAGTTATTACCTTTTGTTTTAGATAAGGCTTTGGAAGAATCAAAGATTAAAATTGAGGAAGTCGATTACATTGCGTCAACTGTAGCTCCTGGATTAGTTGGTTGTTTACGAGTTGGCTCAATTACTGCAAGATCACTTTGCATGTTACATTCAAAACCATTTTTGGGGATTCATCATTTGGAGGGGCATTTATCTTCAATTCTATTTTCAGAAAACTATCCAAAGAAATCTTTTCTTACATTACTTGTTAGCGGTGGGCATACTGAATTGATTAAGGTTGATGATAGAAGGGGGATGCAAAGATTAGGTAAAAGTTTTGATGATGCTGCTGGAGAAGCATTTGATAAAGTTGGCAGACTATTAGGTCTTAGTTATCCAGGAGGACCGGCAATAGAAAAGATTGCTAAAAATGGGGACCCAATGAAATTTAATTTACCAAAATGCAAGATATCTGATAAAAAAGGTGGATTTCTCAAATATGATTTCTCTTTTAGTGGTCTAAAAACTGCCGTATTGAGATTAGTTGAGAGAATAAATTTGGATGGGAAGACAGTTCCAATTCCAGATATCGCTGCAAGTTTTGAGAGAGTAGTGGCAGAGGTGTTGGTAGAGAGAACAATAAAATGCGCAGAGGATCATAGCTTGGATAATGTTGTTGTGGTTGGAGGAGTGGCTGCTAACAATACATTAAGAAAAATGATGATTAATGAAGCTAGTAAAAAATCTATTAAAGTTCATTTAGCTCCGCTTGATCTTTGTACAGATAATGCGGCAATGATTGGAGCGGCGGCTTTGTTCAGAATCAAATTTAAGGATCATTTAAGTTCCCTTAAACTAGGTGTCGCAGCAAGACTATCAATTGAACAAGCAAACACCCTTTATGAAGAAAACCCTCCTTTCTAA
- a CDS encoding high light inducible protein, producing MNKQPKIEIKETKNFVDKKELNLWKRGFTPQAEIWNGRMATVGIGIIFIIIALISQLS from the coding sequence ATGAACAAACAACCTAAAATCGAGATTAAAGAAACAAAAAACTTTGTTGATAAAAAGGAACTGAATTTGTGGAAAAGAGGATTTACCCCTCAAGCTGAAATATGGAATGGAAGGATGGCAACTGTTGGTATTGGAATTATATTTATAATTATTGCTTTAATAAGCCAGCTTTCTTAA